The nucleotide window GAAGGAAGCTGAGGAATTGCGTAATAAAGTTGAACAGCAGCTTAAACAGGACAAAAATAGTATTGCAAAGGAATTGCGTAATGAATTAACCGGCCTTTCTGTAGCTATGGCTGAAAAACTGCTTCAGGGATCTGTAGATAAAAAATTACAGGATAAACTTTTCAAGGAAGTTGTCGATAAATTATGAAAAATATTTTTGTTTCCAGGCATTACGCCCGGGCGTTTTATCCTGTACTCGAAGAAGAATTACAGGGTGCGCTCGAAGTGTTTGGCGCAATAGCAAAGATTTTGGAAACTACTCCGGATGTAAATAAATTTCTGGCGCATCCGCTGTTTTCATTGGAAGAAAAAAAACAATTACTCTTTAAAAACTTCAAAACAAAGCTGTCTCCCGATATTAAAGAATGCCTTGCGGTCCTGATACAAAAGGGCAAAATATTTCTCGTTAAAGAAATTCTTGAAGAGTTGAAGAAATTACAGAAGGAAAAAGGAAATATACAGGAAGTCAGTGTTGAAAGTTCCTGGGAATTGTCCGGGAAAGAAAAAACGGAAATTGAAGACAAGCTTAAAAAATCCGCAGGAAAAAAAGTTGCGGTTCAATATAGCTTGAATAAAAAACTCATCGGAGGATTAATTGTAAAAATCGATGATGAGATAATAGATAACAGCTTGAAGGCAAAACTGAATAGTTTAAAGGAACTAATTTATGTCAATTGATTCTAAAGAAATTACCGGAGTAATCAAAAAACAGTTGGAAAATTATCAATCCAAGCTTGAACTCAAGGAAGTCGGTTATGTACTGCAGGTAAGCGACGGCATAGCCAGAGTTTACGGCTTGGAAAAAGTTATGTACGGCGAGCTGGTTTTATTGCCGCATAATGTTTTCGGCATGGTATTAAACCTGGAAGCGGATAGCGTAGGCTGTATTCTTTTCGGCGGGCAGCAGCTTACAAAAGAAGGCGATGAAGTAAAACGCACAGGCAAGGTCATGGAAGTACCTGTTGGCGAAGCGCTTCTTGGAAGAGTTGTAAACCCTATCGGCCAGCCTCTTGACGGTAAAGGTAAAGTTGATACGGCGGGAAAAACACGGCCTATTGAAGTTATAGCCCCGGGCGTTATTGAAAGACAGCCTGTTAAAGAGCCGTTACAAACCGGTTTGAAAGCTATTGATTCCATGATTCCCATCGGCAGAGGCCAGCGGGAACTTATCGTAGGAGACAGGCAGATTGGCAAGACAGCAATTGCAATCGATACAATTATAAATCAGAAAAATGACCCTAAAAGGCCGATATGTATCTATGTGGCCATAGGACAAAAACAATCAAACATAGCCCAGATAGTAAAAACTCTTGAAGCTCACGGCGCAATGGAATATACAATAGTTGTTTCAGCTACAGCCAGCGACCCGGCGCCGTTACAATATGTTGCTCCTTATGCAGGCTGTGCGATGGGCGAAGAATTTTTATGGAAAGGCAAAGATGTTCTTTGTATTTATGATGATTTGACCAGGCATGCGCAGGCTTACAGGCAGTTGGCGTTATTACTTCGCAGGCCTCCGGGCCGTGAAGCTTACCCGGGAGATGTTTTTTACCTGCACTCAAGG belongs to Elusimicrobiota bacterium and includes:
- the atpH gene encoding ATP synthase F1 subunit delta; protein product: MKNIFVSRHYARAFYPVLEEELQGALEVFGAIAKILETTPDVNKFLAHPLFSLEEKKQLLFKNFKTKLSPDIKECLAVLIQKGKIFLVKEILEELKKLQKEKGNIQEVSVESSWELSGKEKTEIEDKLKKSAGKKVAVQYSLNKKLIGGLIVKIDDEIIDNSLKAKLNSLKELIYVN
- the atpA gene encoding F0F1 ATP synthase subunit alpha produces the protein MSIDSKEITGVIKKQLENYQSKLELKEVGYVLQVSDGIARVYGLEKVMYGELVLLPHNVFGMVLNLEADSVGCILFGGQQLTKEGDEVKRTGKVMEVPVGEALLGRVVNPIGQPLDGKGKVDTAGKTRPIEVIAPGVIERQPVKEPLQTGLKAIDSMIPIGRGQRELIVGDRQIGKTAIAIDTIINQKNDPKRPICIYVAIGQKQSNIAQIVKTLEAHGAMEYTIVVSATASDPAPLQYVAPYAGCAMGEEFLWKGKDVLCIYDDLTRHAQAYRQLALLLRRPPGREAYPGDVFYLHSRLLERACKLSDKNGGGSITALPIIETQAGDISAYIPTNVISITDGQIYLEGNLFFSGIRPAINPGLSVSRVGGTAQIKAMRQVAGKVRIELAQYSDLSAFAQFSSELDKASQMQLARGERIVEILKQKQYQPLPVEKQIIIIFAGINGFLDDIAVSKIKEFENSLYKYLDANHPEICAEINEKKVIEDALSEKINSAIKSFKEQFK